The following coding sequences lie in one Pseudoalteromonas sp. Scap06 genomic window:
- a CDS encoding alpha-ketoglutarate-dependent dioxygenase AlkB codes for MQPPNANPQLLPNGFSYQSKVLSAQKSLDLFYYLQQNLNWQQPNITVFGKTGPIPRLQCFISEENLEYGYSGHKLDLEPWPDVLLAMRTRLENHLQQPFNSILVNYYRDGHDCMGWHSDDEAELGPEPTIACVSLGAERLFKLKHKVSNSITNIKLQSGSCLIMSGQSQQNYQHALPKQTTLKHPRISLTFRYIT; via the coding sequence ATGCAACCGCCAAACGCCAACCCCCAACTGTTACCAAATGGCTTTTCTTATCAAAGTAAGGTACTTAGCGCACAAAAAAGCCTCGATTTATTTTATTATTTGCAGCAAAACCTAAATTGGCAACAGCCAAACATTACAGTGTTTGGTAAAACGGGGCCAATACCTAGGCTACAATGTTTTATCAGCGAAGAAAATCTTGAGTACGGTTATTCTGGGCATAAACTCGACTTAGAGCCTTGGCCAGACGTATTACTTGCCATGCGAACACGTTTAGAAAATCACCTACAGCAACCATTTAACTCAATTTTGGTTAATTATTATCGGGATGGCCACGATTGTATGGGTTGGCATAGCGATGACGAGGCTGAGCTAGGGCCTGAGCCTACCATAGCGTGTGTGTCGCTTGGTGCAGAACGGTTATTTAAACTTAAACACAAAGTAAGCAACAGCATTACTAACATCAAATTACAAAGTGGTAGTTGTTTAATAATGAGCGGACAGAGCCAACAAAATTACCAGCATGCGCTACCAAAACAAACAACACTTAAACACCCGCGGATCAGTTTAACGTTTCGCTACATTACTTAA
- a CDS encoding BolA family transcriptional regulator: MSMQQQIRDKLANAIACKHLNVINESHMHSAGTESHFKVIVVSEEFAGKRLLQRHREINEILKDELANHIHALAMHTYTPEEFTEHDGEAPQSPNCMGGSKVG, encoded by the coding sequence ATGTCAATGCAACAACAAATACGTGACAAGCTAGCAAATGCTATTGCGTGTAAGCATTTAAATGTTATTAACGAAAGCCATATGCACAGTGCGGGGACTGAATCTCACTTTAAAGTGATTGTAGTCAGTGAAGAATTCGCTGGTAAGCGATTATTGCAGCGTCATCGTGAAATTAATGAAATTTTAAAAGATGAGCTGGCAAATCATATTCATGCGCTTGCTATGCACACTTACACTCCTGAGGAATTTACAGAGCACGACGGCGAAGCGCCGCAGTCACCTAATTGCATGGGCGGCTCAAAAGTTGGATAA
- the fabV gene encoding enoyl-ACP reductase FabV produces MVIKPKIRGFICTNAHPVGCAEHVQEQINYVKQQGALKNAPKNVLVIGASTGYGLASRITAAFGGGAKTLGVFFEKEGTERKTGSAGWYNTAAFQAAAEAEGLWSKNINGDAFSNEIKQKTIDTIKAELGKVDCIIYSLASPRRTDPNTGEVFSSTLKPIGNAVTTKNLNTSKREIDEVTVEAANQDDIDNTIKVMGGEDWEMWIDALKDADVLADNFKTTAYTYIGKELTWPIYGHATIGKAKEDLDRATAAIKAATQDLNGEAYVSSLNAVVTQASSAIPIMPLYISALFKVMKADGTYEGTIEQIHALFNENLYGDSPRFDEGGHLFQNYKELEDDVQARVQTIWDSVDTSSIDELTDYVGYHNEFLRLFGFGIDTVDYEQDVNPVAPIANMID; encoded by the coding sequence ATGGTCATTAAGCCTAAAATTCGCGGATTTATCTGCACCAATGCACACCCAGTTGGCTGTGCAGAGCATGTTCAAGAACAAATTAATTATGTTAAGCAGCAAGGAGCATTAAAAAATGCGCCTAAAAATGTATTAGTTATTGGTGCGTCTACAGGTTATGGCCTTGCATCTCGCATTACCGCTGCATTTGGTGGTGGCGCTAAAACATTGGGTGTGTTCTTTGAAAAAGAAGGCACTGAACGTAAAACAGGCTCTGCGGGGTGGTATAACACGGCGGCATTTCAAGCAGCCGCTGAAGCTGAAGGCTTATGGTCTAAAAATATTAATGGTGATGCGTTTTCTAACGAAATCAAACAAAAAACAATCGACACCATTAAAGCTGAATTAGGTAAAGTTGACTGTATTATTTACAGCTTAGCATCACCTCGTCGTACTGATCCAAATACAGGGGAAGTGTTTTCTTCAACACTTAAGCCAATTGGTAATGCGGTAACGACTAAAAACTTAAATACGTCAAAGCGTGAAATTGATGAAGTAACTGTTGAAGCAGCAAACCAAGACGATATCGACAACACCATTAAAGTAATGGGTGGCGAAGACTGGGAAATGTGGATTGACGCCCTTAAAGACGCTGATGTACTAGCAGATAACTTTAAAACAACGGCTTACACATACATTGGTAAAGAACTAACTTGGCCAATATATGGACATGCAACCATAGGTAAGGCAAAAGAAGATCTAGACCGTGCCACTGCAGCTATTAAAGCCGCTACCCAAGATTTAAATGGCGAAGCTTACGTTTCTTCACTTAATGCGGTTGTTACCCAAGCAAGCTCGGCAATCCCAATAATGCCGCTTTACATTTCGGCACTATTTAAAGTGATGAAGGCTGATGGCACTTACGAGGGCACAATTGAGCAAATTCATGCGTTATTTAATGAAAACCTATACGGTGATTCACCTCGTTTTGATGAGGGCGGACATTTATTCCAAAACTACAAAGAGCTGGAAGATGACGTTCAAGCACGTGTTCAAACTATTTGGGATAGTGTAGACACAAGTTCAATTGATGAGTTAACGGATTACGTGGGCTACCATAATGAGTTTTTACGCCTATTTGGTTTTGGCATTGATACGGTTGATTACGAGCAAGATGTTAATCCTGTTGCGCCAATTGCAAATATGATTGATTAA
- a CDS encoding Na(+)-translocating NADH-quinone reductase subunit A — MINIKKGLDLPLEGAPQQVIHDGSAVKRVAVLGEEFIGMRPTMHVRVDDQVKKGQVLFEDKKNPGVLFTAPASGTVKEINRGAKRVLQSVVIEVNGSEQITFGSFSETELNSLDREKAKEVLVQSGQWTALRARPFSKIAALDANPSSIFVTAIDTNPLAADPAVVIAENAKAFEAGLAVVSRLTDGKVFVCKQAGSQVPSSPIAQVEVHEFGGVHPAGLVGTHIHHLDPVSASKQVWHIGYQDVIAYGHLFLTGEIYTDRVISLAGPRVKNPRLVKTQLGASLDDLVAGELEDGDNRVISGSVLAGATSSGVHAFLGRYHVQVSVLLEGREKELFGWIAPGSDKFSVTRTFLSHLTPSRLFKMTTSTGGSKRAMVPLGSYERVMPLDILPTLLLRDLLSRDLDSAISLGALELDEEDLALCTFVCPGKYEYGAALRDCLTTIEKEG, encoded by the coding sequence ATGATCAATATAAAAAAAGGTCTGGATTTACCCTTAGAGGGCGCACCTCAGCAAGTTATTCATGATGGTTCTGCCGTCAAACGTGTAGCTGTGCTAGGTGAAGAGTTTATCGGTATGCGTCCAACCATGCATGTTCGTGTGGATGACCAAGTCAAAAAAGGCCAGGTACTTTTTGAAGATAAAAAGAACCCCGGCGTATTATTTACTGCACCAGCTTCTGGTACAGTAAAAGAAATTAATCGCGGTGCTAAACGTGTTCTGCAATCTGTTGTTATTGAAGTAAACGGCAGTGAGCAAATCACCTTTGGTTCTTTCTCGGAAACTGAGCTTAACAGCTTAGACCGTGAAAAAGCTAAAGAAGTACTAGTTCAATCGGGTCAATGGACAGCACTTCGTGCTCGCCCATTTAGTAAAATAGCGGCGTTGGATGCAAATCCTAGCTCTATTTTTGTGACAGCTATCGATACCAATCCACTTGCTGCAGATCCTGCAGTAGTTATTGCTGAAAATGCGAAAGCGTTTGAAGCAGGTTTGGCTGTTGTGTCACGTTTAACCGATGGCAAAGTATTTGTTTGTAAGCAAGCAGGCAGTCAAGTTCCTAGTTCACCTATTGCTCAAGTAGAAGTACATGAGTTTGGTGGCGTGCACCCAGCTGGCCTTGTTGGCACTCATATCCATCACCTTGACCCAGTATCTGCTAGTAAGCAAGTTTGGCACATTGGTTACCAAGACGTTATTGCGTATGGTCACCTTTTCCTTACTGGTGAAATTTACACAGACCGTGTGATTTCGCTTGCAGGTCCGCGTGTTAAGAATCCTCGTTTAGTGAAAACACAATTAGGTGCTTCATTAGATGACTTAGTAGCAGGTGAATTAGAAGACGGTGATAACCGTGTTATTTCTGGTTCTGTACTTGCAGGTGCTACGTCGTCTGGTGTTCATGCATTCTTAGGCCGTTACCACGTTCAAGTATCTGTATTACTTGAAGGTCGCGAAAAAGAATTGTTTGGCTGGATTGCACCAGGTAGTGATAAATTCTCTGTAACGCGTACATTCTTGTCTCACCTTACACCGAGTCGTTTATTTAAAATGACAACGTCTACAGGCGGTTCAAAACGTGCCATGGTTCCACTTGGAAGCTATGAGCGTGTTATGCCACTTGATATTTTGCCAACGCTTTTATTACGTGACTTATTGTCTCGTGATTTAGACAGTGCAATTTCATTAGGTGCGCTTGAATTAGATGAAGAAGATTTAGCGTTATGCACCTTCGTTTGTCCTGGCAAATACGAGTACGGCGCAGCCCTACGCGATTGCTTAACTACGATCGAGAAGGAAGGCTAA
- a CDS encoding NADH:ubiquinone reductase (Na(+)-transporting) subunit B, whose translation MGLKTFLEDIEPHFEPGGKHEKWYALYEAAATIFYTPGYVNKGSTHVRDNIDLKRMMILVWMATFPAMFFGMFNIGHQAAIALGNGFELANIWQVGLFQLLGGELTVDAGWGAKMFYGACFFLPIYATTFIVGGFWEVLFASVRKHEVNEGFFVTSVLFALILPATIPLWQVALGITFGVVIAKEIFGGTGRNFLNPALAGRAFLFFAYPAQISGDTVWTAVDSFSGATMLGQAFAGTLNYATDIELWWNAFYGFIQGSMGETSTLAVLIGGLFLIYVRIASWRIVLGVFLGMVVTSSILNTIGSETNAMFAMPWYWHMVLGGFAFGMFFMATDPVSAAFTDKGKLAYGALIGFMVIMIRVVNPAYPEGIMLAILFANLFAPLFDHFVVQANIKRRLARNV comes from the coding sequence ATGGGCTTAAAAACTTTCTTAGAAGATATCGAACCACATTTTGAACCAGGTGGTAAACATGAGAAATGGTACGCGCTGTATGAAGCTGCTGCGACTATTTTTTACACGCCAGGTTACGTAAATAAAGGTTCAACTCACGTTCGTGATAACATCGACCTAAAACGCATGATGATTTTAGTGTGGATGGCGACGTTCCCTGCCATGTTCTTTGGTATGTTCAATATTGGCCATCAAGCTGCAATTGCACTTGGTAATGGCTTTGAGCTAGCGAATATTTGGCAAGTAGGTTTATTCCAGTTACTTGGCGGTGAATTAACCGTTGATGCAGGCTGGGGGGCGAAAATGTTCTACGGAGCCTGTTTCTTCCTACCTATTTATGCAACTACCTTTATTGTTGGTGGTTTCTGGGAAGTGTTATTTGCTTCTGTGCGTAAGCATGAAGTTAATGAAGGTTTCTTCGTAACTTCTGTATTGTTTGCATTAATTCTGCCTGCAACGATTCCTTTATGGCAAGTTGCGCTAGGTATTACTTTTGGTGTAGTTATCGCAAAAGAAATATTTGGTGGTACAGGCCGTAACTTCTTAAACCCTGCGCTTGCTGGTCGTGCGTTTTTATTCTTCGCATACCCTGCACAAATTTCAGGTGACACAGTATGGACTGCCGTAGATTCATTCTCTGGCGCGACTATGCTTGGTCAAGCGTTTGCTGGTACGTTAAATTACGCGACTGATATTGAGCTTTGGTGGAATGCGTTTTACGGATTCATTCAAGGTTCTATGGGTGAAACGTCTACACTAGCTGTACTAATTGGTGGTTTATTCCTAATTTACGTGCGCATTGCGTCTTGGCGTATCGTGCTAGGTGTATTCCTAGGTATGGTAGTAACCTCATCAATACTGAACACCATTGGTTCTGAAACCAATGCAATGTTTGCTATGCCTTGGTACTGGCACATGGTATTAGGTGGTTTTGCATTCGGTATGTTCTTTATGGCAACTGACCCTGTATCTGCTGCATTTACTGATAAAGGTAAATTAGCATACGGTGCGCTTATTGGCTTTATGGTTATCATGATCCGTGTTGTTAACCCTGCATACCCAGAGGGCATCATGCTAGCAATCTTATTTGCTAACTTGTTTGCACCTTTATTCGATCACTTTGTAGTGCAAGCTAATATCAAGCGGAGGTTGGCACGTAATGTCTAG
- a CDS encoding Na(+)-translocating NADH-quinone reductase subunit C produces MSSNNESIGKTLAVVVSLCLVCAVIVSLTSVQLRPLQKANKAKDIQSNILAAAGIGKVDNVAETFEAKIETRFVDMQSGEFAEPVEDFDFEKSKYDADLSKSLKENGIKDIAGIQRITKRAPVYISKKDDGSTDAIILPIQGYGLWGLMYGFISLESDGETIKDIIFYKHNETPGLGGEIQNPQWTATWEGKELPIQIVKGTAAGDEHKIDGLSGATLTSNGVDHAVDFWTGENGFGPFLAKVRKGALN; encoded by the coding sequence ATGTCTAGTAATAACGAATCAATTGGCAAAACGCTAGCTGTTGTTGTCTCATTATGTTTAGTGTGTGCAGTTATTGTATCGCTAACATCTGTACAACTACGCCCTCTGCAAAAAGCAAATAAAGCAAAAGATATTCAAAGCAATATCTTAGCTGCTGCTGGTATTGGCAAAGTTGATAACGTTGCAGAAACGTTTGAAGCTAAAATCGAAACCCGCTTTGTTGATATGCAAAGTGGTGAGTTTGCTGAGCCGGTAGAAGATTTTGACTTTGAAAAAAGCAAATACGATGCTGATTTAAGTAAATCTTTAAAAGAGAATGGTATTAAAGACATCGCCGGTATTCAACGTATTACCAAGCGTGCGCCTGTTTATATCTCTAAAAAAGACGATGGCTCTACTGATGCAATCATCCTTCCTATTCAGGGTTATGGTTTATGGGGTTTAATGTACGGTTTTATCTCGCTTGAAAGCGATGGTGAAACTATTAAAGACATTATTTTCTACAAACATAACGAAACACCTGGTCTAGGTGGTGAAATTCAAAACCCACAGTGGACTGCAACGTGGGAAGGTAAAGAGTTACCAATCCAAATCGTTAAAGGGACTGCAGCCGGTGATGAGCATAAGATCGACGGTCTTTCAGGTGCTACATTAACGTCTAATGGTGTTGACCATGCAGTTGATTTTTGGACTGGCGAAAATGGCTTTGGCCCTTTCCTTGCGAAAGTACGTAAAGGAGCATTGAACTAA
- a CDS encoding NADH:ubiquinone reductase (Na(+)-transporting) subunit D, whose protein sequence is MADTKEMKAVLFGPVFANNPIALQVLGICSALAVTSSLKNALIMSIALTLVTAFSSLFISTIRNHIPSSVRIIVQMTIIASLVIVVDQVLQAFSYATAKELSVFVGLIITNCIVMGRAEAYAMKSPPLMSFLDGIGNGLGYSVVLLTVGFIRELFGKGSLFGVDIIPLVQNGGWYQPMGLLILPPSAFFIIGLFIWVLRTYKKDQVEAKA, encoded by the coding sequence ATGGCTGATACTAAAGAAATGAAGGCGGTCCTATTTGGTCCAGTTTTCGCTAACAACCCAATCGCATTACAAGTACTTGGTATTTGTTCTGCGCTAGCGGTAACGTCTAGCTTAAAAAATGCATTAATCATGTCAATTGCATTGACCTTGGTAACTGCATTCTCTAGCCTTTTTATCTCGACTATTCGTAACCATATCCCATCATCAGTACGTATCATCGTACAGATGACGATTATTGCATCATTAGTAATCGTGGTTGACCAAGTACTACAAGCTTTCTCTTACGCTACGGCAAAAGAGTTATCAGTATTCGTTGGTCTAATCATTACTAACTGTATCGTAATGGGTCGCGCTGAAGCTTATGCAATGAAGTCGCCGCCATTAATGTCTTTCCTTGATGGTATTGGTAATGGCTTAGGTTACTCTGTAGTGCTACTTACTGTTGGCTTTATTCGTGAGTTATTCGGTAAAGGTTCACTATTCGGTGTTGATATTATTCCATTAGTACAAAATGGTGGTTGGTACCAACCTATGGGTCTATTGATCTTACCACCGAGTGCATTCTTCATCATTGGTTTATTCATTTGGGTACTTCGTACTTATAAGAAAGACCAAGTAGAAGCTAAAGCGTAA
- the nqrE gene encoding NADH:ubiquinone reductase (Na(+)-transporting) subunit E encodes MEHYISLFVKAVFIENLALAFFLGMCTFLAVSKKVTTSIGLGVAVIVVLGISVPVNNLVYHAVLAPGSLEWLGYPEADLSFLRFLTFIGVIAALVQILEMALDKFFPPLYNALGIFLPLITVNCAIFGAVAFMVERNYNFGESVVYGIGAGVGWALAITLLAGIREKMKYSDVPDGLRGLGITFITVGLMGLGFMSFSGISL; translated from the coding sequence GTGGAACATTATATTAGTTTATTTGTAAAAGCCGTTTTTATTGAAAACTTAGCGTTAGCATTCTTCCTAGGTATGTGTACTTTCTTAGCCGTGTCTAAAAAAGTAACTACATCAATTGGCCTAGGTGTAGCGGTTATTGTTGTATTAGGTATTTCAGTACCGGTTAACAACTTGGTTTACCATGCGGTATTAGCACCAGGTTCACTAGAGTGGCTTGGTTACCCAGAAGCAGATCTTAGCTTTTTACGTTTCTTAACTTTCATTGGTGTTATTGCAGCACTAGTGCAAATTCTTGAAATGGCATTAGATAAGTTCTTCCCACCGCTTTACAACGCATTAGGTATTTTCTTACCACTAATCACAGTTAACTGTGCAATTTTTGGTGCGGTAGCCTTCATGGTTGAGCGTAACTATAACTTCGGCGAGTCTGTTGTTTATGGTATTGGCGCTGGTGTGGGTTGGGCGCTTGCAATTACATTACTTGCAGGTATCCGTGAGAAAATGAAGTATTCAGACGTACCAGATGGTTTACGTGGTTTAGGTATTACCTTCATCACTGTTGGCTTGATGGGTCTTGGCTTTATGTCATTCTCTGGTATTTCACTGTAA
- the nqrF gene encoding NADH:ubiquinone reductase (Na(+)-transporting) subunit F, with amino-acid sequence MDIFLGVGVFIAIVVILVLIIIGAKSKLVASGDIIIGINGDADKAIKTSAGSKLLGALSESGIFVSSACGGGGSCGQCRVHIKEGGGDILPTELDHISKGEAREGCRLACQVNVKNDMEIELEESIFGVKKWDCEVISNDNKATFIKELKLQIPDGESVPFRAGGYIQIEAPAHHVKYADFDIPEEYRGDWNHFGFFDLESKVDEETIRAYSMANYPEEEGIIMLNVRIATPPPRNLSLPCGKMSSYIWSLKEGDKVTISGPFGEFFAKDTDAEMVFVGGGAGMAPMRSHIFDQLKRLNSKRKISFWYGARSKREMFYVEDFDGLAEQNENFVWHTALSDPQPEDNWEGYTGFIHNVLFENYLKDHEAPEDCEFYMCGPPMMNAAVITMLKDLGVEEENILLDDFGG; translated from the coding sequence ATGGATATTTTCTTAGGCGTTGGTGTTTTTATCGCTATCGTTGTAATACTAGTTTTAATCATCATTGGTGCTAAATCTAAGCTAGTTGCAAGCGGTGATATCATCATCGGCATTAATGGCGATGCAGACAAAGCCATTAAAACATCAGCAGGTAGTAAGCTATTAGGTGCACTATCTGAGTCAGGTATTTTCGTATCTTCTGCATGTGGTGGCGGTGGCTCTTGTGGCCAGTGTCGCGTACACATTAAAGAAGGCGGCGGTGATATTCTGCCAACTGAACTTGACCACATCTCTAAAGGTGAAGCACGTGAAGGTTGTCGCCTAGCGTGTCAGGTTAATGTTAAAAACGACATGGAAATTGAACTTGAAGAGTCAATTTTCGGTGTTAAAAAATGGGATTGTGAAGTTATCTCTAACGATAACAAAGCGACGTTCATTAAAGAACTTAAGCTACAAATTCCTGATGGCGAGTCAGTGCCGTTCCGTGCGGGTGGTTACATCCAGATCGAAGCGCCAGCTCACCATGTTAAATATGCAGATTTCGATATTCCTGAAGAGTATCGTGGCGATTGGAACCATTTTGGTTTCTTCGATCTGGAGTCAAAAGTAGACGAAGAAACAATTCGTGCTTACTCAATGGCTAACTACCCAGAAGAAGAAGGCATCATCATGCTTAACGTGCGTATCGCTACGCCGCCGCCAAGAAACCTAAGCCTACCATGTGGTAAAATGTCTTCGTACATTTGGTCACTTAAAGAAGGTGATAAAGTAACTATTTCTGGTCCATTTGGTGAGTTCTTCGCTAAAGACACAGACGCTGAAATGGTATTCGTAGGTGGTGGTGCAGGTATGGCACCAATGCGTTCACATATCTTTGACCAACTTAAGCGTTTAAACTCTAAGCGTAAAATTAGTTTCTGGTATGGTGCGCGTTCTAAACGTGAAATGTTCTATGTTGAAGATTTTGACGGCCTAGCTGAGCAAAACGAAAACTTCGTTTGGCACACTGCGCTTTCAGATCCGCAACCAGAAGATAACTGGGAAGGCTACACTGGCTTTATCCATAACGTGTTATTTGAGAACTATCTTAAAGATCACGAAGCGCCTGAAGATTGTGAGTTCTACATGTGTGGTCCTCCAATGATGAATGCGGCTGTTATCACTATGCTTAAAGACTTAGGTGTTGAAGAAGAAAACATCTTACTAGATGATTTCGGTGGCTAA
- a CDS encoding FAD:protein FMN transferase, translated as MNKVNTPQGIIALFIITLTLLLSGCGKSVPEETYLEGKTMGTTYHIKFYAEQVDPQAVQAEIDAVLVDINQSMSTYIKDSEINTFNRLDANEVMPISDDFRAVISESMRIGNSTKTLDVTMGPLIDLWGFGPDKKPTKRPTNEALANMINNIGIDKLVLNEQGLAKTMADLELSFSATAKGYGIDKVAELLQSKGITDYMVEIGGELRIAGTKPDNQAWRIAIEQPDANPGERKVHRVLAPGNNGIATSGDYRIFYTMDGETYTHLIDPMTGMPIKHDLVSVTVLHPSAMTADGLATALTVMGMEKAQRYAQQHDLPVYLIAKSPDGLVTYSSPAFKPYL; from the coding sequence ATGAACAAAGTAAATACTCCCCAGGGCATAATCGCCTTATTTATAATCACGCTGACTTTACTATTATCTGGATGTGGAAAATCAGTCCCAGAGGAAACCTACTTAGAAGGTAAAACGATGGGTACAACTTACCACATTAAGTTTTACGCTGAGCAAGTTGACCCTCAAGCAGTACAAGCAGAAATCGATGCGGTTTTAGTTGATATCAACCAGTCTATGTCGACCTATATTAAAGATTCTGAAATAAACACCTTTAACCGTTTAGATGCCAACGAAGTAATGCCAATCAGTGATGATTTCAGGGCAGTTATTAGTGAATCTATGCGTATAGGTAATTCAACTAAGACCCTAGATGTGACTATGGGGCCGTTGATAGATTTATGGGGGTTTGGCCCAGATAAAAAACCAACAAAGCGCCCAACGAATGAAGCTCTGGCAAATATGATCAATAACATTGGTATAGATAAGCTGGTCCTTAACGAGCAAGGCTTAGCAAAAACGATGGCTGATTTAGAATTGTCGTTTTCAGCTACAGCAAAAGGCTATGGTATTGATAAAGTGGCTGAGCTATTACAAAGCAAAGGCATTACAGATTACATGGTTGAGATTGGCGGGGAGTTACGTATTGCTGGTACAAAACCAGACAATCAAGCATGGCGAATAGCAATTGAACAACCTGATGCTAACCCAGGTGAGCGAAAAGTACACCGTGTACTTGCACCAGGTAATAACGGTATTGCCACCTCGGGTGATTATCGAATCTTTTATACAATGGATGGCGAAACCTATACTCACCTTATTGATCCTATGACAGGGATGCCAATTAAGCATGACTTAGTTTCTGTTACAGTTTTACACCCTAGCGCTATGACGGCCGACGGTTTAGCGACTGCTTTAACGGTTATGGGAATGGAAAAAGCACAACGTTATGCGCAGCAGCATGATTTACCAGTGTATTTAATTGCTAAATCGCCTGATGGTTTAGTCACTTATTCAAGTCCTGCGTTTAAGCCTTATTTATAG
- the nqrM gene encoding (Na+)-NQR maturation NqrM gives MSLFFLTFGLLILIVAAMAIGMIVQRKSMASSCGGLGSVGIDKACDCDDPCDKRKKRLAKEQVWKENQIL, from the coding sequence ATGTCACTTTTTTTTCTAACCTTTGGCTTACTTATTTTAATTGTCGCTGCGATGGCGATAGGCATGATAGTTCAAAGAAAATCGATGGCGAGTAGCTGCGGAGGCTTAGGCTCTGTAGGTATTGATAAAGCATGTGATTGCGATGATCCATGCGATAAACGCAAAAAGCGTCTAGCCAAAGAGCAAGTATGGAAAGAAAACCAAATTCTTTAA
- the cyoA gene encoding ubiquinol oxidase subunit II, which yields MLIRNLFNIALASMALILSGCNGGVLDPKGQIGIDEKNLIIIATVLMLLVVIPVIVMTLYFAWKYRDTQNHEIYAPKWAHSNKIEAVVWAVPIVIVVILGVITWQSTQELDPYKPIEGKGEHLTVEVVSLNWKWLFIYPKQGIATVNELVFPANVPVEYKITSESTMNSFFIPQLGSQIYSMAGMETKLHLIANEPGTFKGFSANYSGAGFTGMKFNAIATPTKADFNQWVEQVKTNANSLTHANYVELAKASENNPVAYYGKVDDGLFHTIVMKYMQAHGDMNKKHHSMGKHQQMSNEHQAMGNHTMPSSHSQGEE from the coding sequence TTGTTAATTCGTAACCTTTTTAATATTGCTTTAGCTAGTATGGCGCTGATTTTATCAGGCTGTAATGGCGGGGTACTCGACCCAAAAGGGCAGATAGGTATTGATGAGAAAAATCTGATCATCATCGCCACTGTGCTTATGTTGTTAGTTGTGATCCCCGTTATTGTGATGACTTTATATTTTGCTTGGAAATACAGAGACACACAAAACCATGAAATTTACGCACCAAAATGGGCTCACTCTAATAAGATTGAGGCTGTTGTATGGGCGGTTCCTATTGTTATTGTTGTTATTTTAGGTGTGATCACCTGGCAGTCAACTCAAGAGCTTGACCCTTATAAACCGATAGAGGGTAAAGGTGAACACTTAACTGTTGAAGTGGTGTCACTTAATTGGAAATGGTTATTTATTTACCCTAAACAAGGTATTGCCACGGTAAACGAATTGGTATTTCCTGCTAATGTTCCGGTTGAATACAAAATCACGTCAGAAAGTACCATGAACTCGTTTTTCATTCCCCAGTTAGGTAGTCAAATTTACTCAATGGCGGGCATGGAAACTAAGCTGCATTTAATCGCTAATGAGCCAGGCACGTTTAAAGGCTTTTCGGCTAATTACAGTGGTGCGGGTTTTACTGGTATGAAATTTAATGCCATCGCAACGCCAACAAAAGCTGACTTTAACCAGTGGGTTGAACAGGTTAAAACCAACGCTAATAGCCTTACTCATGCCAATTATGTTGAGCTTGCCAAAGCGAGTGAAAACAATCCTGTCGCTTATTATGGCAAGGTTGATGACGGTTTATTCCATACCATAGTGATGAAATACATGCAGGCGCATGGCGATATGAACAAAAAACACCACTCGATGGGTAAACATCAGCAGATGAGTAATGAGCATCAGGCAATGGGTAATCATACAATGCCATCATCACACAGCCAGGGCGAGGAATAA